The following proteins are co-located in the Bacteroidales bacterium genome:
- a CDS encoding DegT/DnrJ/EryC1/StrS family aminotransferase, with product MIEYENLYKTNKIFFKEYNNAFFKTFNSGWFILGQNVKDFEKSYAKYCNTKYCIGVANGLDALTISLVALQFEKGSEIIVPANTYIATILGILHAGYKPVLVEPDINTYNIDPNKIEAAINNKTKGILVVHLYGKPCEMDEIANISRKYKLKIIEDCAQAHGAKYKNNIVGSFGDVAAFSFYPTKNLGALGDAGAINLNDEKLKNTIIKLRNYGSSEKYVNDIVGYNSRLDEIQAAFLLIKLKNLNKINSHKRKLAKMYHENLKSDFIKPSIDNNSFDVFHIYNIRHDKRDKLKHFLYKNKIQSEIHYPIPPYKQKALKNFFTEKYPISDEIHNSTLSLPISYFHSEKDILKVIEVLNKF from the coding sequence ATGATTGAATACGAAAACTTATATAAAACTAATAAGATTTTTTTTAAAGAATACAACAATGCTTTTTTTAAAACATTTAATTCCGGTTGGTTTATTCTTGGGCAGAATGTAAAGGATTTTGAAAAAAGTTATGCAAAATATTGTAATACGAAATACTGTATAGGGGTTGCAAATGGTTTAGACGCATTGACCATATCCTTAGTTGCATTGCAATTTGAAAAAGGTTCGGAAATCATAGTGCCTGCTAATACTTACATTGCAACAATTTTAGGAATATTGCATGCAGGCTATAAACCTGTTTTAGTTGAACCCGATATAAATACATACAATATTGACCCAAATAAAATTGAAGCAGCTATTAATAATAAAACAAAAGGTATTTTGGTTGTTCATTTATATGGTAAACCGTGCGAAATGGATGAGATTGCAAACATTTCAAGAAAATATAAATTAAAAATAATTGAAGATTGTGCTCAGGCACATGGTGCAAAATATAAAAACAACATAGTTGGTTCGTTTGGCGATGTTGCAGCATTTAGTTTTTATCCTACCAAAAATTTAGGTGCTTTAGGTGATGCAGGTGCTATTAATCTTAATGATGAAAAACTTAAAAATACAATTATAAAATTAAGAAATTATGGTTCTTCAGAAAAATATGTTAATGATATTGTTGGTTACAATTCAAGATTAGATGAAATTCAGGCAGCTTTTCTTTTAATTAAATTAAAAAATTTAAACAAAATAAATTCTCATAAACGTAAACTTGCAAAAATGTATCATGAAAATTTAAAAAGTGATTTTATTAAACCTTCCATTGATAATAATTCCTTTGATGTATTTCATATATATAACATCCGGCATGATAAACGTGATAAATTAAAACATTTTTTATATAAAAATAAAATTCAAAGTGAAATACATTATCCTATTCCTCCATATAAGCAAAAAGCATTAAAGAATTTTTTTACTGAGAAATACCCTATTTCAGATGAAATACATAATTCAACTTTAAGTTTACCCATTTCCTATTTCCATTCAGAAAAGGATATATTAAAAGTAATAGAAGTTTTAAATAAATTTTAA
- a CDS encoding FkbM family methyltransferase, whose product MRLLHFLIQYSVNEFPAFFLNELNIKKFVSKNFTDSREVFEILLKRGYKFEKSGNQNKIFYQIKTNKIKIYLRRNTSDFIVFKEVFLNGGYAFLLKLVEENKWPCNNIIDAGANIGLFTLCCKASFPRASVIALEPETGNYFQLKKNILANELNNTVSLQNALWFENTTLFFNNLFRDGRNWAIQFTPIKTHENIDGVKTKTVSEIMKKNNWSGIDIFKIDIEGAEKSLFLNDKQIDVWLPNTKVIAIEIHDEFNCRKDIENILKSYNFDLIYNGELTIGVNSKYKTK is encoded by the coding sequence GTGAGGCTTTTACATTTTCTTATTCAGTATTCTGTGAATGAATTTCCTGCATTTTTTTTAAATGAATTAAATATTAAAAAATTTGTATCGAAAAATTTTACTGACTCGCGGGAGGTATTTGAAATCTTATTAAAGCGAGGCTATAAATTCGAAAAATCAGGAAATCAAAATAAAATATTTTATCAAATAAAAACTAATAAAATCAAAATATACTTACGAAGGAATACTTCTGATTTTATAGTTTTTAAGGAGGTTTTTCTAAATGGAGGTTACGCGTTTTTATTAAAATTAGTCGAGGAAAATAAATGGCCTTGTAATAATATAATTGATGCAGGTGCCAATATTGGTCTTTTTACATTATGCTGCAAAGCATCATTCCCAAGAGCGTCAGTTATTGCTTTAGAACCGGAAACAGGGAATTATTTCCAATTAAAAAAAAATATTTTGGCAAATGAATTAAATAATACAGTATCACTTCAAAATGCATTATGGTTTGAAAACACTACCTTATTTTTTAATAATTTGTTTCGTGATGGCAGAAACTGGGCAATTCAATTTACTCCTATTAAAACCCATGAAAATATAGATGGAGTCAAAACAAAAACCGTATCAGAGATAATGAAAAAGAATAATTGGTCAGGTATTGATATATTTAAAATTGATATTGAAGGCGCAGAAAAAAGTCTTTTCTTAAATGATAAACAAATAGATGTCTGGCTACCCAATACAAAAGTAATTGCCATTGAAATACATGATGAATTTAATTGCAGAAAAGATATTGAAAATATATTAAAATCATATAATTTCGATTTGATTTATAATGGAGAATTAACCATAGGTGTGAATAGTAAATATAAGACTAAATAA
- a CDS encoding glycosyltransferase family 2 protein — translation MDSDSNLSQFSIDKKSWPWIKETTPCISNENMCLPKISIVTPSFNQGRFIEETILSVINQNYPNLEYIVIDGGSTDNSIEVIKKYEKYLSYWISEKDNGQSHAINKGLEKCTGEIFNWLNSDDYLAEGALFNIAKTFLENNKPDVICGYCNIINEKKEVEEISRMYVGKSKEDTIVNYWINQPSSFYNLITLKKIGNIYESLYCVMDLELWFRYLLSKKEEELKIILTDNIISFFRKHPSSKTQSIINLFYQEIWKIENEILKLIKAPQILQKQKKVIEPFRLNWEGIFINKKRYISLYIYREINKIIKNSNSNKISFKAKIMWSYFLLFYSKEINFLNKIIFIIKRFKIVN, via the coding sequence ATGGATTCGGATTCAAATCTTTCGCAATTTAGTATAGATAAAAAAAGTTGGCCATGGATAAAAGAAACAACTCCATGTATTTCCAATGAGAATATGTGTTTACCTAAAATCTCAATAGTAACACCTTCATTTAATCAAGGTAGGTTTATTGAGGAAACTATTTTATCTGTTATTAATCAAAATTATCCTAATCTGGAATACATTGTTATTGATGGAGGAAGTACTGATAATTCAATTGAGGTAATAAAAAAATATGAAAAATACTTGTCTTATTGGATTAGTGAAAAAGATAACGGGCAGAGTCATGCAATAAATAAAGGATTAGAAAAATGTACTGGAGAAATTTTTAACTGGTTAAACAGCGATGATTATTTGGCAGAAGGAGCATTATTTAATATTGCAAAAACTTTTCTTGAAAACAATAAACCTGATGTTATATGTGGATATTGTAATATTATAAATGAAAAAAAAGAAGTTGAAGAAATTAGCAGGATGTATGTTGGTAAATCAAAAGAAGATACGATCGTAAATTATTGGATTAATCAACCTTCATCATTTTATAATTTAATTACCTTAAAAAAGATAGGTAATATTTACGAATCGCTATATTGTGTTATGGATTTGGAGTTGTGGTTTCGTTATTTATTATCAAAAAAAGAAGAAGAATTAAAAATAATATTAACCGATAATATTATTTCATTTTTCCGTAAACATCCATCGTCTAAAACACAAAGTATTATAAATTTATTTTATCAGGAAATATGGAAAATTGAAAATGAGATTTTAAAATTAATTAAAGCTCCGCAGATCTTACAAAAACAAAAGAAAGTGATTGAGCCTTTTCGATTAAACTGGGAAGGAATATTTATAAATAAAAAACGTTATATTTCATTATATATTTATAGAGAAATAAATAAAATTATTAAAAACTCAAATTCAAATAAAATATCATTCAAGGCAAAAATAATGTGGAGTTATTTCTTATTGTTTTATTCGAAAGAAATTAATTTTTTAAATAAAATCATTTTTATTATAAAAAGATTCAAGATAGTTAATTAA
- a CDS encoding FdtA/QdtA family cupin domain-containing protein produces MAKLISLKTFSDKRGNLTVIEKIFPFEIKRIFYIYGVDDSVRGGHRHYNTYQAAVCIKGSCKIYNNNGSSTEMFTLNSPVKCLIIEPCDWHKMYDFSRDAILMVFASEFFDENDYIFEPYKND; encoded by the coding sequence GTGGCAAAATTAATTAGTTTAAAAACGTTTTCTGATAAAAGAGGTAACCTTACAGTCATTGAGAAAATATTTCCTTTCGAAATAAAAAGAATATTTTATATTTATGGAGTTGACGATTCGGTTAGAGGAGGGCATCGGCATTATAATACATATCAAGCAGCAGTATGTATTAAAGGTTCATGTAAAATATACAACAACAATGGTAGCAGCACTGAAATGTTTACTTTAAACTCGCCCGTTAAATGCCTTATTATTGAACCATGCGATTGGCATAAGATGTATGATTTTAGTAGAGATGCTATATTGATGGTTTTTGCTTCAGAATTTTTCGATGAAAACGATTATATATTTGAACCATACAAAAATGATTGA